Genomic DNA from Haloplanus aerogenes:
ACCGTCAAGCCCGAGACAGTCGTTATTTCGAGTGCGTATGACTCGCGATACGACCATCCAAGCGAGGAGACACTCCAGCGGTTGGCCGAGCGGTCGATACCCACCTACTGGACGGCGACCCACGGCGATATCGTTGTTGTCAGCGACGGTCGCGGTATCTCGGTTCGCACCCAGCAGGCGGCCCCGACCGATCCGCTCGCGCTCCGAGGTGGGAGTGCGGTTGCGCCTGGGACCTCGAACCCGGTCACTGAGCGGGCACGCTTCGGTGGCAGTCCGGTCGCCGAGACGACGGCGACTCCCGACGGTCGTACGTCCTCGACGGCGACCACGACGATGACTGACGGCGGAGCAGCTCCGGGCGAGGCGATCGCCCTCGTCGATATCAACGCCGATGCCGACGGCAACGATAACGAGCATCTGAACGACGAGTACATTATCCTCGAAAACACGGGCGACACAGCTGTCGACCTGTCGGGGTGGACGCTCGCGGATGCAGCGGGCCACACTTATACGTTCCCCGATGGAGTTACCCTCCCCGCTGGCGGACAGGTCACGATACACACTGGGAGCGGAATCGACACTGACACCGATCTTTACTGGGGGCAGGGGTCGGCCGTCTGGAACAACGGTGGCGATACAGTCACTGTTCGGACTGCTGATGGAACTATTGTGCTTGAGGAGGAATACTGACTATGGTCACCGATGGCACCTACACCGCAGTCCTTGATCGGTTCGAGGATGACGTGGCAGTGTTAGTGCTTGAATCGGATGACGAAACACTTGGGCAAGTAGTGGTCGACGCCGAAACGATTCCTGCGGAGGGCCAGCATCAAGACGCACTCTTCACTGTCGTGATGTGTGGGGGTGAACTTGCAGAG
This window encodes:
- a CDS encoding DUF3006 domain-containing protein; translation: MVTDGTYTAVLDRFEDDVAVLVLESDDETLGQVVVDAETIPAEGQHQDALFTVVMCGGELAEVTYHPDQTEERRETAQSRFDRLSERSDSDK